Proteins encoded in a region of the uncultured Paludibaculum sp. genome:
- a CDS encoding Ig-like domain-containing protein, producing the protein MLDGTQIDVRQSPNCGTFANQIVGSPGTSIQLSTGCTAGVSWTSYTGGTSWLRVNPASGTGPTNVTLVVDPYDAAQGAPVRTATVTIQGNSFTVTQHAKCDLNPTTAALGGGIDFRYLQLTCGTMAPWSTSATPSWLAATNADGSSTSGVGSGIIKIASTTGNTTGSVRSATLTVDGKTISVTQSPTSNVTLNPTTASILAGGQVQFVGYIGGAEQTNGLTWTVLSGPGSFSSPTGLFVAPAIVYPGQNTATIQAKDSLGGGATTATITIAPYAPAQGVSVSPATGTALTQSFQFTVVNATDVRTTEMIALFNSNLSTYENGCAIRVVPDGTAPMANLISIQVNTGSSYTQPISADATSGSVENSQCRVLAGPSSVTTNGNTLTVTLQVEFKPGFIGQKEVGVLTNNSTGAITQMAHVGSWNLSANPASLPPNITITAPAASATVGGASVLVQGWALDNMVRAENVITNVQVYVDNTLQGAPVTMNLSSTICTTYPNRPGCPNVGWSFTWDTRFLTNGAHTVKVVATDYDNPAKTSEATVAVTVYNAPGTPLTVTPASTSARMHYTNEAYTPPYPQFTAKRGSAVVTPVIWSTPYTVGGDRYDGFLSTTGVYTPPAPGYHLAGDQIRITATNPSDSNDKGTAWVRLIGMLGGSGYNLVWLYPGQSVSLPSSLGSVIYSLEPNLGTVNFAGTYTHNATSYTPGTLVKVTATSTGDPNKQETAYVKLQ; encoded by the coding sequence ATGCTGGATGGCACTCAGATCGACGTGCGACAAAGTCCGAACTGTGGCACGTTCGCGAATCAAATTGTGGGGTCGCCTGGCACTTCAATTCAGCTGAGCACGGGTTGCACGGCTGGCGTGTCTTGGACATCTTACACCGGAGGGACATCTTGGTTGCGAGTCAACCCGGCCAGCGGCACCGGGCCGACGAACGTGACGTTGGTGGTGGATCCTTACGACGCCGCACAAGGGGCGCCGGTTAGGACAGCCACGGTGACCATCCAAGGCAACTCATTCACGGTGACACAACACGCAAAATGCGACCTAAATCCGACTACGGCGGCACTGGGCGGTGGCATCGATTTCCGATACCTACAACTCACCTGCGGCACGATGGCTCCATGGAGCACATCGGCCACGCCGTCATGGTTGGCGGCCACGAACGCCGATGGAAGCAGCACATCAGGGGTAGGCAGCGGGATTATCAAGATCGCTTCCACCACCGGGAACACAACCGGGTCGGTCCGCAGCGCAACACTAACCGTGGACGGAAAGACAATCAGTGTGACCCAATCGCCGACTTCCAACGTTACCCTCAACCCTACGACCGCTTCGATTCTGGCTGGTGGGCAGGTCCAATTTGTTGGGTACATCGGTGGAGCCGAGCAGACCAATGGGTTGACTTGGACTGTGTTGAGTGGGCCGGGCTCTTTTTCTTCGCCGACGGGGCTATTTGTAGCGCCGGCGATTGTATATCCCGGTCAAAACACTGCAACGATCCAAGCAAAGGATTCATTGGGTGGAGGAGCTACGACAGCGACCATCACGATCGCGCCGTATGCTCCAGCACAGGGAGTGTCCGTAAGCCCGGCAACTGGTACCGCCCTCACACAGTCGTTCCAATTCACGGTAGTGAATGCCACTGACGTGCGGACGACCGAAATGATTGCACTGTTCAATAGCAATCTGTCGACTTATGAGAATGGCTGCGCGATTCGCGTAGTGCCTGACGGGACGGCGCCGATGGCGAATCTCATCAGCATTCAAGTGAACACCGGATCGAGCTACACGCAGCCGATCAGTGCTGATGCAACCTCGGGTTCGGTAGAGAATAGCCAATGCCGGGTGCTCGCTGGTCCTTCGTCGGTGACCACAAATGGGAATACCCTAACCGTCACTCTGCAGGTGGAGTTCAAGCCCGGCTTTATTGGACAGAAGGAAGTTGGTGTCCTGACGAACAACTCGACGGGCGCCATTACGCAAATGGCTCACGTAGGTTCGTGGAATCTGAGCGCAAACCCGGCATCTTTGCCGCCCAACATTACGATCACTGCCCCCGCGGCCTCGGCGACGGTGGGTGGAGCGTCGGTGCTAGTGCAGGGGTGGGCGCTCGACAATATGGTCCGAGCGGAAAACGTGATTACGAATGTCCAAGTGTATGTGGATAACACGCTACAGGGAGCGCCGGTGACGATGAACCTGTCGAGCACAATATGCACGACATACCCCAATCGCCCGGGCTGTCCGAATGTGGGCTGGTCATTCACATGGGATACGCGATTCCTCACAAACGGAGCGCACACGGTGAAGGTAGTTGCCACCGACTACGACAATCCAGCGAAGACAAGCGAGGCAACAGTGGCTGTGACTGTGTACAACGCCCCCGGAACTCCGCTCACGGTAACGCCGGCCTCCACGTCGGCGCGGATGCACTACACGAATGAGGCATACACTCCGCCGTACCCGCAGTTCACCGCGAAAAGGGGCTCGGCTGTGGTAACGCCCGTAATCTGGAGTACCCCGTACACTGTGGGTGGAGACCGATACGACGGATTCCTCAGTACTACGGGGGTGTATACACCGCCCGCGCCAGGATATCATCTCGCCGGGGACCAGATCCGGATCACCGCGACGAACCCTTCCGATTCCAACGACAAGGGAACCGCATGGGTGAGATTGATTGGAATGCTGGGAGGCAGTGGTTACAACCTGGTGTGGCTATATCCAGGCCAGAGTGTAAGTTTGCCGTCCTCACTCGGTTCGGTGATTTACTCGCTTGAGCCAAATCTGGGAACAGTCAATTTCGCTGGCACTTACACGCACAATGCTACCAGTTACACTCCGGGGACTCTTGTAAAGGTCACTGCAACCAGCACCGGGGATCCGAACAAGCAAGAGACGGCGTATGTGAAGTTGCAGTAG
- a CDS encoding YciI family protein — protein MGKFNDELRKAGILLAADGLKPSSHGKRIAFDGPRRAITDGPFAEARELVAGFWLWEVKDMDEAVAWVKRCPNPMPGPSVIEIRPLYEMADWQPESDAAGPGNS, from the coding sequence ATGGGCAAATTCAATGACGAGCTTCGCAAGGCCGGCATCCTGCTCGCAGCCGACGGCCTCAAGCCCTCTTCGCACGGCAAGCGCATTGCGTTTGACGGGCCCCGCCGAGCGATCACCGACGGGCCATTCGCCGAAGCTCGCGAACTGGTAGCCGGTTTCTGGCTCTGGGAAGTGAAGGATATGGACGAAGCAGTCGCCTGGGTAAAGCGATGCCCGAATCCGATGCCGGGACCGAGCGTGATCGAAATCCGTCCACTGTACGAAATGGCGGATTGGCAGCCGGAATCAGACGCCGCGGGTCCCGGGAATTCATGA
- a CDS encoding MOSC and FAD-binding oxidoreductase domain-containing protein — MAWLVSINVGLPRDIEWKGQTVRTAVWKLPVQGRVAVGRLNLEGDGQGDVAGHGGEHRAVMVYQMDAYRYWEAHLGRNDFSFGQFGENFTVAGLPDDEVCIGDQYRIGSALFEVTQPRVTCYRVGIRLEEPAMPALLVSHHRPGFYFRVLEEGDVGAGDEIVKVADGPERMTVAEIDALLYLPNPSREQLERSLRVPALSAGWKSSLRALVQQSSSQGGNAGLKAPAGPPPAWPGFRPMRVVRLDREAANVVSISLQPLDGPSLPPALPGQFLVLRLRTTPDGAMLLRNYSMSGLPGDSTYRISVKRERNGVVSSYLHDQLRAGDVLELSAPRGGFTLTSGDGPVVLLSAGIGATPVLAMLHSLSSAASGRAVWWIHGARNAAEHPFAKESRELLQTLVNGRRHIVYSRPNLEDQRGSDYDSVGHVDTRLLDCLSVPRDADFYLCGPSSFLKQLTEGLKTWAADPARVHTELFGPEQSITPGITPSSRASAHPPAGEPGTGPEIAFARSGLTVRWDSRYSSLLEFAEACGVPVQWSCRTGVCHMCECALIGGRVQYQPDPLQPPTPGSVLICCATPSADIEIDL; from the coding sequence ATGGCATGGCTTGTGTCGATCAATGTCGGGCTTCCGCGTGACATCGAATGGAAAGGCCAAACAGTCCGCACCGCCGTTTGGAAACTGCCGGTGCAGGGTAGAGTTGCGGTTGGCCGCTTGAATTTGGAAGGCGATGGGCAAGGGGATGTCGCAGGGCATGGGGGCGAACACCGCGCCGTCATGGTCTACCAGATGGACGCCTACCGCTACTGGGAGGCTCACCTCGGCCGCAACGATTTTTCATTCGGCCAATTTGGTGAGAATTTCACAGTAGCCGGCTTACCCGATGATGAGGTTTGCATCGGCGATCAATACCGCATTGGGAGCGCACTTTTCGAGGTCACACAGCCGCGCGTCACCTGCTATCGCGTGGGCATCCGGCTGGAGGAGCCGGCGATGCCTGCCCTGCTCGTGTCCCATCACCGGCCTGGCTTCTACTTTCGCGTGCTGGAAGAAGGCGACGTTGGCGCCGGGGATGAGATCGTGAAGGTGGCGGATGGGCCGGAGCGCATGACGGTGGCCGAGATTGATGCGCTGCTCTACCTGCCAAACCCCTCGCGAGAGCAACTCGAACGGTCGTTGCGCGTGCCGGCGCTCAGTGCGGGCTGGAAGAGCTCCCTCAGGGCGCTTGTCCAACAGAGCAGTTCGCAAGGCGGGAATGCGGGTCTCAAAGCTCCAGCCGGGCCTCCGCCGGCGTGGCCCGGCTTTCGACCAATGCGCGTGGTCCGGCTGGATCGAGAGGCCGCGAATGTCGTCTCGATATCCCTCCAGCCACTGGACGGGCCATCTTTGCCTCCAGCTCTGCCGGGCCAGTTTCTCGTGCTGCGTCTGCGCACAACGCCCGACGGCGCAATGCTGCTTCGGAACTACTCGATGTCGGGCTTGCCCGGCGACAGCACGTACCGGATCAGCGTCAAACGCGAAAGGAACGGTGTCGTCAGCTCCTATCTTCACGATCAGCTACGCGCGGGTGATGTCCTGGAGCTCAGCGCTCCTCGTGGAGGCTTTACACTGACGTCTGGCGACGGGCCCGTCGTTCTGCTGAGTGCCGGCATTGGCGCAACGCCGGTTCTCGCGATGCTCCACTCGCTGTCGTCGGCTGCGTCAGGTCGCGCCGTTTGGTGGATCCACGGAGCGCGTAACGCGGCGGAACATCCGTTTGCGAAAGAGTCGCGTGAACTCCTGCAGACGCTGGTGAACGGCCGAAGGCATATTGTCTACAGCCGGCCCAACTTGGAGGATCAGCGGGGTTCCGATTACGACTCGGTTGGGCATGTTGACACGCGGCTGCTCGATTGTCTCAGTGTGCCTCGTGATGCCGATTTCTACCTGTGTGGCCCGTCATCCTTCCTGAAGCAACTGACCGAGGGCTTGAAGACATGGGCGGCGGATCCGGCCCGAGTTCATACGGAGTTGTTTGGTCCGGAGCAATCGATCACCCCTGGGATCACGCCATCGTCCCGGGCTTCGGCTCACCCTCCCGCCGGAGAACCGGGCACGGGGCCCGAAATTGCGTTTGCCCGAAGCGGCCTCACCGTTCGCTGGGATTCGCGGTATTCCAGCTTGCTGGAGTTTGCGGAAGCTTGCGGCGTGCCCGTCCAGTGGTCGTGTCGCACAGGGGTCTGCCACATGTGCGAGTGCGCACTGATCGGGGGGCGTGTCCAATATCAACCTGATCCGCTGCAGCCACCAACTCCTGGTAGCGTTTTGATTTGTTGCGCGACGCCGTCCGCCGACATTGAGATCGACCTTTGA
- a CDS encoding terminase family protein has translation MTIARWQDRTAGRFRYSPPTELALAGQQPAPPPTSTPDRPSQWVRDTFQFTPDPAQTAVLDTPARRVLLCCTRQWGKSTVTALMALYHAFNAPETLTLCVSPFLRQSRTFLQKAARFLRRAGVPYARDPRDPLSLLLPNGSALIGLPAREANIRGFDNVSFLILDEAAKIPDEVYAAIRPTRAISDGRLWILSTPAGQSGFFFREWHDPAADWARFTVKATACPRISPDFLATERRALGEHDFAQEYLCEFRPSEHQLIPRDLIDLAVVPGETFFDEQDDALLARSSIWQ, from the coding sequence ATGACGATCGCAAGATGGCAGGACAGAACAGCCGGGCGGTTTCGTTACAGCCCGCCCACCGAACTCGCACTCGCCGGCCAGCAGCCGGCCCCGCCCCCAACCAGCACCCCAGATCGGCCCTCGCAGTGGGTCCGCGACACCTTTCAGTTCACGCCGGACCCCGCCCAAACCGCGGTCCTCGACACCCCCGCCCGCCGTGTCCTCCTCTGCTGCACACGCCAGTGGGGCAAGTCCACCGTCACGGCTCTCATGGCCCTCTATCACGCCTTCAACGCGCCGGAAACCCTCACCCTCTGCGTGAGCCCGTTCCTCCGCCAAAGCCGGACCTTCCTGCAGAAGGCCGCCCGCTTCCTCCGTCGTGCCGGTGTCCCCTACGCCCGCGATCCCCGCGACCCGCTCTCCCTCCTCCTCCCCAACGGCTCCGCGCTCATCGGTCTCCCCGCCCGCGAAGCCAACATTCGCGGCTTCGACAACGTCTCGTTCCTCATCCTCGACGAGGCCGCCAAAATCCCCGACGAAGTCTACGCCGCCATCCGGCCCACCCGCGCCATCTCCGACGGCCGCCTCTGGATCCTCTCCACGCCCGCCGGCCAGTCTGGCTTCTTCTTTCGCGAATGGCACGACCCCGCCGCCGACTGGGCCCGCTTCACCGTCAAGGCCACCGCCTGCCCTCGCATCAGCCCGGACTTCCTCGCTACCGAACGCCGAGCCCTCGGCGAGCACGACTTCGCCCAGGAGTACCTCTGCGAATTCCGCCCCTCGGAACACCAACTCATCCCCCGCGACCTGATCGACCTGGCCGTCGTCCCCGGCGAGACGTTCTTCGACGAACAGGACGATGCCCTGCTAGCCCGAAGTTCCATCTGGCAATAG
- the arfB gene encoding alternative ribosome rescue aminoacyl-tRNA hydrolase ArfB, producing the protein MPLLIPDSEVTMTFVRASGPGGQNVNKVSTAVELRFDAGRSPSLPADVRQRLLALAGHRATQDGVIIITSRVHRTQEANRAEARARLDELVARAQVVPKTRRPSRPTFGSKIRRLTEKSQRSSAKKLRGRANED; encoded by the coding sequence TTGCCCCTATTGATTCCAGACTCCGAAGTGACCATGACCTTCGTTCGCGCCTCCGGTCCTGGCGGCCAGAACGTCAACAAGGTTTCGACCGCCGTCGAGTTGCGCTTCGATGCCGGCCGATCGCCCTCTCTGCCCGCCGACGTACGGCAGCGGCTGCTGGCGTTAGCGGGCCATCGAGCCACGCAGGACGGCGTGATCATCATCACGAGCCGCGTGCACCGGACGCAGGAGGCGAATCGAGCCGAGGCCCGGGCGCGCCTGGATGAGCTGGTCGCCCGCGCGCAAGTCGTGCCGAAAACGCGCCGGCCCAGCCGGCCCACGTTCGGCTCCAAGATCCGCCGGCTCACGGAAAAATCGCAACGATCCTCGGCTAAGAAGCTGCGCGGCCGGGCCAACGAAGACTGA
- the istB gene encoding IS21-like element helper ATPase IstB: MSKPRDIKKELAGYLGELYLPVMGRCYEDKARQAEREALGYEQFLLELVERECQERREKRIARLLQASKLPLEKTLDSFDLKRLPQKAARQAKALLDGTFLDRRENVLAFGNPGSGKTHLLSALGQELIRQGRRVAFTTCARLVQDLLRAKQALRLSQAIKKLAYYEALVIDDIGYVQQSREEMEVLFTLLAERYERASVLLTSNLPFSKWEAIFKDPMTTASAIDRLVHHSVILELNIASYRMEQAKKKKAEDE, translated from the coding sequence GTGAGCAAACCCCGCGACATCAAGAAAGAACTGGCCGGGTATCTAGGCGAACTCTACCTGCCGGTGATGGGCCGATGCTACGAAGACAAGGCGCGCCAGGCGGAACGGGAGGCGCTGGGTTACGAGCAGTTCCTGCTGGAACTGGTCGAGCGGGAGTGTCAGGAACGGCGCGAAAAGAGGATCGCTCGCCTGTTGCAGGCATCCAAGCTTCCGCTGGAAAAGACGCTGGATAGCTTCGACCTGAAACGGTTGCCCCAGAAGGCGGCCCGACAGGCCAAGGCTCTGCTGGATGGCACGTTTCTGGACCGACGCGAGAATGTCCTCGCCTTCGGAAATCCTGGTAGCGGCAAGACTCATCTACTCTCGGCCCTCGGGCAGGAACTGATCCGGCAGGGGCGCCGTGTGGCGTTCACCACATGTGCGCGGCTGGTGCAGGATCTGCTGCGCGCCAAGCAAGCCCTGCGGCTCAGCCAGGCCATCAAGAAGCTCGCCTACTACGAAGCTCTGGTGATCGATGACATTGGCTACGTGCAGCAGAGCCGAGAGGAGATGGAGGTGCTGTTTACACTGCTGGCCGAACGCTACGAGCGCGCCAGCGTGCTGCTCACTTCCAACTTGCCATTCTCCAAATGGGAGGCGATTTTCAAGGACCCCATGACTACGGCCTCAGCCATAGACCGGTTGGTCCATCACAGCGTGATCCTCGAATTGAACATCGCCAGTTACAGGATGGAGCAGGCCAAGAAGAAGAAAGCGGAGGACGAATGA
- a CDS encoding IS1634 family transposase produces the protein MPSRTGRVHVATTSRTYKGKLYQTHLLRRSFRVGSQVRHETLGNISHLPPDLIDLIRRSLAGEQFLPASQAFLVERNLPHGHVQAVLGSMHRLGLDSLLASKPCRERDLVLAMIAERLLHPCSKLATTRLWHTTTLAEELGVADATEDDLYQAMDWLLARQSHIEKKLAQRHLHDGSLVLYDVSSSYYEGHTCPLARLGHNRDGKKGLPIIVYGLLTDSEGRPVAVDVYPGNTGDPTTVPDQVDKLRQRFGLSRVVLVGDRGMLTETQIGQLKQHPGLGWISALRGPAIRELVDGGSLQLSLFDETNLAEINSPVYPGERLVACFNPLLADERRRKRGELIEATEKELAKIAAQVKRRTRTPLSEAEIALKVGRVLNRYKVAKHFELNIADGVFAWTRREESIRRESQLDGVYVVRTSEPESRCSAPDAVRRYKSLAQVERAFRSLKGMDLRIRPIHHRTEDHVRAHILLCMLAFYVEWHMRRDLAPLLFQDEELSRDRTRRDPVAPAECSASAQRKKLERVTADGFPVHSFETLLRELATHCRNTCRIPSDPSATTFQQLTEPTALQARALRLLGL, from the coding sequence ATGCCATCCAGGACCGGCCGGGTTCATGTGGCCACCACTTCCCGGACCTACAAAGGCAAACTCTACCAGACCCACTTGCTCCGCCGCTCCTTCCGCGTCGGCTCCCAGGTCCGCCACGAAACCCTCGGCAACATCTCCCATCTCCCGCCCGATCTCATCGACCTCATTCGTCGCTCTCTCGCCGGTGAGCAGTTCCTCCCCGCCTCCCAAGCTTTCCTCGTCGAACGCAATCTCCCTCACGGCCATGTCCAGGCCGTGCTCGGCTCCATGCATCGTCTCGGCCTCGATTCGCTGCTGGCCTCTAAACCCTGCCGCGAGCGCGACCTCGTTCTCGCCATGATCGCCGAACGTCTTCTGCACCCCTGCTCCAAACTCGCCACCACCAGGCTTTGGCACACCACCACTCTGGCCGAGGAACTCGGGGTCGCCGACGCCACCGAAGACGACTTGTACCAGGCCATGGACTGGCTGCTGGCCCGCCAGTCGCACATCGAAAAGAAACTCGCCCAGCGCCACCTCCACGACGGTTCCCTGGTGCTCTATGACGTCAGCAGTAGTTACTACGAAGGTCACACCTGCCCCTTGGCGCGACTCGGCCACAACCGCGACGGAAAGAAGGGACTGCCCATCATCGTCTACGGCCTGCTGACCGACAGTGAAGGCCGCCCCGTGGCCGTCGACGTTTATCCCGGCAATACCGGCGATCCCACCACCGTTCCCGATCAAGTGGATAAGCTCCGCCAACGTTTCGGCCTGTCCCGCGTGGTTCTGGTGGGCGACCGCGGCATGCTCACCGAAACGCAGATCGGCCAGCTTAAACAGCATCCCGGACTCGGTTGGATCTCGGCCCTGCGCGGGCCGGCGATTCGCGAACTGGTCGACGGCGGAAGCCTGCAACTGTCCCTGTTCGACGAAACCAATCTGGCCGAGATCAATTCGCCCGTCTATCCCGGCGAGCGCCTGGTGGCCTGCTTCAATCCGCTGCTGGCCGACGAGCGCAGGCGGAAGCGAGGCGAGCTGATCGAGGCCACCGAGAAGGAGTTGGCCAAGATCGCCGCCCAGGTCAAGCGCCGCACGCGCACTCCGCTCAGTGAGGCCGAGATCGCGCTGAAAGTGGGCAGGGTCTTGAACCGCTACAAGGTCGCCAAACACTTCGAGCTCAACATCGCCGATGGCGTCTTCGCCTGGACCCGGCGAGAGGAATCGATCCGGCGCGAAAGCCAACTGGACGGCGTCTACGTGGTGCGCACCAGCGAGCCCGAGAGCCGTTGCTCGGCCCCGGACGCGGTACGCCGCTACAAGAGCCTGGCGCAGGTGGAGCGCGCCTTCCGCAGTCTGAAAGGAATGGATCTGCGAATCCGCCCCATCCATCACCGCACCGAGGACCATGTGCGGGCGCACATTCTGCTCTGTATGCTGGCCTTCTATGTGGAGTGGCACATGCGCAGAGATCTGGCTCCTTTGCTGTTTCAGGATGAGGAACTCAGCCGAGATCGAACTCGCCGCGATCCGGTTGCGCCGGCTGAGTGCTCGGCTTCGGCTCAGCGGAAGAAGTTGGAACGTGTCACCGCCGATGGCTTCCCCGTCCACAGCTTCGAGACTCTGTTGCGAGAGCTTGCCACGCACTGCCGCAACACCTGCCGCATTCCTTCCGACCCAAGCGCCACAACCTTCCAGCAACTCACCGAACCCACTGCTTTGCAAGCCCGTGCCCTCCGACTCCTGGGTCTGTAG
- the istA gene encoding IS21 family transposase has product MSKTEKTQEVAAAKAGMDVKTARKYLADLRPPSEQTPDRTWRTRPDPFERVWEEVRQQLDANPGLEAKTLFEALQRQYPGEFADGQLRTLQRHIKRWRATEGPGREVFFAQRHVPGRLGQSDFTYMNELGITIGRQSFPHMLYHFVLTYSNWEDVTLCYSESFESLSEGLQNALWALGAVPLEHRTDRLSTAVNNMSNDKEFTTRYEALLRHYRLEGQKIQAGKANENGDVEQRHHRLKRAVEQALLLRGSHDFASVEEYKEFLRLLLVRLNAGRRERLAAEMQYLRALPERRVGSAKRVKVRVDSGSIIYVDRNAYSVNSRLIGEQVEARLNAESVEVWYGGNKVEEMPRLRGRGKHRVDYRHIIDWLVRKPGAFENYRYRDELFPTSRFRMAWDALREVAQPRANKLYLEILQMAAQEGEARVDEALRYLLEAGEIGEGKLNAAAVRAVLSEQAGVRPATHIAVDDVVLASFDELLDGGAGMGVKQ; this is encoded by the coding sequence TTGTCGAAAACAGAGAAAACGCAAGAGGTGGCGGCCGCGAAGGCCGGCATGGATGTGAAGACAGCCAGGAAATACCTGGCCGATCTTAGGCCCCCAAGTGAGCAGACGCCAGATAGGACGTGGCGAACTCGGCCCGATCCATTCGAACGGGTCTGGGAGGAGGTTCGTCAACAACTGGACGCCAACCCTGGGCTGGAAGCCAAAACATTGTTCGAGGCATTACAGCGCCAGTATCCGGGCGAATTCGCCGACGGGCAGTTGCGGACACTACAGCGGCATATCAAACGCTGGCGCGCCACGGAAGGCCCAGGCAGGGAAGTGTTCTTCGCCCAGAGGCACGTGCCAGGCCGCCTGGGCCAGTCTGACTTCACATACATGAACGAACTCGGCATCACGATCGGCCGCCAGAGTTTCCCGCACATGCTCTATCACTTCGTGTTGACGTACTCGAACTGGGAGGACGTCACGTTGTGCTATTCCGAGAGCTTTGAGAGCTTGAGCGAGGGGTTGCAGAACGCCCTGTGGGCATTGGGTGCGGTGCCGCTGGAGCACCGGACCGACCGCCTGTCCACCGCCGTGAACAACATGAGCAACGACAAGGAGTTCACGACGCGCTACGAGGCGCTGTTGCGGCACTACCGGTTGGAAGGCCAGAAGATCCAGGCGGGCAAGGCAAACGAGAACGGCGACGTCGAGCAACGCCACCACCGCTTGAAACGGGCCGTCGAGCAGGCGCTGCTACTGCGCGGAAGTCACGACTTCGCCTCCGTGGAGGAGTATAAGGAATTCCTGCGTCTGCTTCTGGTGCGGCTGAATGCCGGCCGCCGTGAGCGGCTCGCCGCCGAGATGCAGTACCTGAGAGCATTGCCGGAGCGGCGGGTGGGCAGCGCGAAGCGAGTGAAGGTGAGGGTGGACTCCGGCAGCATCATCTATGTGGACCGCAATGCCTATTCGGTCAACAGCCGCCTGATCGGCGAACAGGTGGAAGCGCGTCTGAACGCGGAGAGCGTCGAGGTCTGGTATGGCGGCAACAAGGTGGAGGAGATGCCACGGTTGCGTGGCCGGGGCAAGCATCGTGTGGACTACCGGCACATCATCGACTGGCTGGTGCGCAAGCCTGGAGCGTTCGAAAACTACCGCTATCGGGACGAACTGTTTCCCACAAGCCGGTTCCGCATGGCATGGGATGCGTTGCGGGAGGTGGCACAGCCGCGAGCCAACAAGCTCTACCTGGAGATTCTGCAGATGGCGGCGCAAGAAGGCGAGGCGCGAGTCGATGAGGCGTTGAGGTATCTGCTGGAGGCCGGAGAGATTGGCGAAGGGAAGCTCAATGCGGCTGCGGTTCGTGCCGTGCTGAGCGAGCAAGCAGGAGTGCGGCCAGCCACTCACATCGCGGTGGACGATGTCGTCCTGGCCAGCTTCGATGAACTGCTCGACGGTGGCGCTGGTATGGGGGTGAAGCAGTGA